The region GCTACAGGCCAGTGCTACCACCTGGTGGCCAACAGGATGCCCTTCGGTAGGCGGGTTTCACTGGGGCGACAGACTGGTGGATTTATCCACGAATGTTGCGATAGAGGGTGGGAAGGAGCCAGAGGCGGGAGGGGAACAGGAGGAGACCGTGACCGTCCTCGCCATGTTTCTTCTTATCATCGGGACTATTTTGATCTTGCTTGGGACGGTCCTGGTCGCCCTCGGGGCAATTGTGATCCTCATAGGGATTTCCCTGGTTGCCCTTGCGGCCTTCCTACTGATCCGGAGAGTGCTGAGGCGCCGACAGTAGAAATGGCAAGGCCGAGGCGCGGTGTCTGTGCGTGCGGGCAGGGGAATGCAGTGGGCGCGGCCGGAGAAATTGGACCAGATCAGGCCCGAAGCGTCGAGGTGCCGTTGGCGCCTGGATTGGCCGCGGTTTCGGTGATGAGGACGGTAACGGTGGTCGGGCCTGGGGTGTCACGGGTGGCTGCTTTGCTTACCGCTGCGCGGACGGCGCGGGCGACGTCCAAGGGGTGATGTCCGGGGGCCACCGCGAGCTGGACTTGGATGTGCCTGCCGGGTGGATGGTCGCGGTGTTCCACCGTGACTGGTCGGTTTCCCAGCACCGCGGTGAGTCGGGCCTGCGACGGCGGGCAGGCCGAGTTACTCCTCGGCCGTGTTGAGCAGTGTGGCCCTCAGATGTTCGGCGGTTTTGGTCAGTGGCCGCCCGGTGGATGGATAGCGGCGCTCGTGGCACTCGTACGCCCCCAGCCCGCTCACCGAACAAACGCCCTAAAACGACTGTAATGTGTTTTAAGAGCGTCGAATGACTCGATAAACGAAGGATTTGCCTGATGGCTGAGAATGTTGGCGTCAGGCAGGGCGGTGCGCCCGGCTCGCGCGGTCGGACGACGGTCGCCGATGTCGTGGTGGAGAAGATCGCCGGAATCGCAGCGCGGGACGTGCGCGGCGTCTATGCCCTGGGCAGTGGGTTCGCGCGCTCCATGGGGTCCATGCGCGAGCGGATGCCGGGCCCCGGTGGCGGCAAATCCGTCACGCGCGGAGTCAGTGTCGAAGTAGGGGAACTGCAGGCGGCCATCGATCTGGAGATCGTCGTCGACTACGGCGTTTCGATCACGGACGTGGCCGGTGCGGTGCGGGAGAGCGTGATCTCCGCGGTGGAACGGATGGCAGGTCGGGACGTCGTGGAAGTCAACATCATGGTCAGTGATGTGAAGCTGCCCGACGAGGAGGGCGAAGGGGAAGAGCGGCAGCGGGTCGAGTAGCCGGGTTGAGCCGCTGCTTGAGTGAGGGAGCGTGTGATGAGCAGGGCCATGGTGGGCTTGATGGCCGGGATGGCGCTAGGTTTCGCCGCGTATTTCGGCGGCTTCTGGGCTTTTGTGCTGGTGCTGGGGCTGGGCGCCGCCGGTCTCGTAGTCGGGCGGCTTGTGGAAGGCGATCTCGAACCGGGCGACTTTGTCCGTCGCCGGACCGGCAGGAGCGGATCCGCGATGATCGGAGACGGGCTCGAGGAGACTGGCAGCGGTGACCGTGAAGCCGGTCGGAGGCCGGTCATACCCCGCGGAGCGCGGCGCGATCATCGTCGCCGACCGGGTCGTCGCGAAAATCGCTTCCCTAGTAGCGCGCGAGGCTCTGGGCCATTACGCCGGAGGCCAGCCACGTGCCGCCTGATCACCGGACGCCTCGCGTGACGGCGTCCGTGCACCGGCCCTCCGAGGGGAATACCCCTGCGCGAGACGCCGGGTCTGCGCCGACGGCAGGCGGTGATCGGGAGGTACGGATGCACATCACTGTCGAGCTCGACTATCCGTCGACATCGGGCGCAGTGCGCCGGGAAAGGTTACCGAACGGCTCAGGACATGGGCCGCCATGGATGTGTCCGTGTGTCGGTCGAGACACTGCACTCGATGCATTCGAGCCACGGGCCAGGAGAGGGTGCGATGAGCGCGAACACCTGCGGCAGCCCCCGGTGCCAGCCGCCTTCCATCCGATACCGGACAGGCGACTCCGTCCGCCGACAGCGCCCCGGGCGGGTACGAGGGCGGCGACGAGACATCAGGCAGGCCGCCGCGACGTTTCTGGTCGGCGCGGCGGATTCCCGCGCCTTGGCGGCACTACTGTCCGCCGCGGCCATTGGACTGCTCCTGTACGACGTGGTCTCGGTACGGGCAGGCCAGTCCGCGATGCGCTGGCGACGGCGGCTCGCGAGGAACTGTCCACACGCCCCTGGACGACATCTGATGATCGTCGGGCCGCACTGGCGATGGCCCTCGGCCTGTGGCTCTTCCTGCTGGCCGTGACACCGGGACGGCGCAGACTGCTGCCCGTGCGGCAGCCCACCGGCGTCCCGGGGACACAGGAGGTCCGCGCCGGGCTCGACCGCCGCGCGGCCGCCCTGATCCTGCGCGACCGGGCCATGCGGGTGCCCGGCGTCCAGTCGGCGCAGGTCTCAGTCGGCCACCGGAAGATCAAAGCCCGGGCAGGCCGGGCGGCAGAACGCCGATCGCCTCGACGAGGCGGCTGCCGGCGTCGATGGCGACCTTCGAGACCCGAACAACGGCGCCAAGTGCCGCCACGTGAGATTCGCGCCCGTACATCGCCACGGGCAACGCCCGGTCCGCCAGGGCCAGACGCCTTGCGGTTGCGCCACTCACAGATATCGGCTGCACGGATCATGGCCTGTCCTCCTGAGCCGTTGATCCGGGCCGGTGCGAGCCGCCCCCACGGGCAGGCACAGCCCAAGGCCGACCCCCGGTAGCTCCTTGTCCTGCCAGGCTTCGGGGAACCTCTGCGTCGCGCCCTCGCGCGGTGAGGGCTCCGACCGTGGTAGTCGACAGGGATGCCGATGAAGCCTTCTAGTGCCGCGGACCGTTCATCCTGGTTCGGACGGCTGCGCCGCGTGATCAGCCGTTCACCAGTCGGGCGTGGATGGCGGCGGAGCAGTGCTCTTGAGCTGGGGTCGCGTTCGCTGGGCTTCGCGGCGCTGGGGTTCCTCACTCTGGTGCCACTGTTGATCATTGTCTCCTCTGCCGATCCCGAGCACGGGCGGGGTTTCGCGCAGTGGCTGGGGAACGGGCTCGGCGTGTCGACCACCTCCAGAGCAGACGTCGAGCAATTGTTCACCCGTCCCGGCCAGGCCCTGCGGACCACGACCGCCTTCGGCATCGCCGCCCTCGCCGTGTTCGGCCTGACCTTGGGGGCGGCGGTGCAGACTGGCTACGAAAAGGTCTGGGACCTGCCGCCGGCCCGCTGGTGGGCGAGATGGCGGCATGTGGTGTGGCTCGGCGTACTCACCGGATACCTCTTCGTCTCCGCCACCACCACGCTGCGGCGCGAGCCCCTAGCGGGTGGGACCGTCGCGTCGCTGAGCGCCGTCCTGTTCATCTGGTGGTCCCAGCGCATGCTGCTCGGCGGGCGGATCCTCTGGAGTGCCCTGTTGCCCGGCGCGGTCGCCACCATGATCGGGCTGCTTGGCCTGCGGGTCTTCTCCCGGCTCGTCTTCTCGCCGCTGATCGCATCCAACACCGTCAGCTACGGCCCAGTTGGAACCGTCCTGGTCATCCAGTCCTGGCTGGTCGGTGTGGGTGTCGTTGTCTTCGGCGGAGCGCTGGTCGGCCGATTGCTGTACGAAGAACTCCCACGCATGGCACACGCACTGAAACGGCGAAGGTGAGTGACCAAGGGATAAGAACAAGGTACTCAGGGCTTGTCGACGCTGACGAGCCAACGCCCTTGGCGTAGTACTTGTGCTCGACCACGCCGGGTTCGAGCGGGGAGTCGTCCTTGGTCTTGAGGACGTTGGTGTACGAGCCGTACGGCACCTTGACCTCCTCGGTCGTGCTTCTAAGAACCTGCCCCTCTCTCACGCCCCCGGGAAGCCCGATGCGGGCACCTGCAGCCGCTTGGCGGCCTGGCCCACCGTCACACTCGGTTCAACGTCGGGCAGTGTGCCGTCGGTGCCGAACAGGTGGGACAGGGCGCGGTAGTGCCGCTGCCAGTCCTGGCTCCACGGGCAGTGCCAGTCAAGGGCAATGGCCTCCAGCTGCTCCGCCAGGTCACCGCGCGCTCCGGGTCCTTCCTAAGGTCGGAGTCGCCGACCAGTTCGGTATCGATGCGGTGGGACCACGGCCCCGGCGTCACACGGGGCCAGATGAGGCTCGTCGAAGACGGCAGCGACCTTGCGCCATCCTGACGCGTGCACGAGCCTGTCGTGATCCCGTCCCACTGGGCCGCCAGCTGGGGTCGTCAGCAGAAAAGACCAATACCATGCGGGCGCCTCGCGCGAGTGAACCCGGCCATGACACAATCAAAACTGATCCGCCGGTGGTCAATGTCTGCCACCGTCGCTGAGGTGCCCGACGACGCGCTGTTGCGCCGCATACTCGCCCACCGTCTCCTGGGCGAGCCCCCTATTCGGACACGTACGGCCCCTGCGTGAACCGCCGCGAAGCGCGCCGCCTTTCACAACGCGGGCCGTCTCCCCGCCACGGCACGCGCCATACTCGACACCGCGGCTGCGGGCAGCGCGCTCGCCGCGGTACTTCCCCGCCCCCATGGTCATGCGCAGATCATTCCAGGTCACCCCATTGGCGACTGCGTTTCTGTCCATGCCGGCAGGAGGTCGCAATGGTCGGGCCAGAGGCGGCAGGCCGAGCGGGCCAGGACTTTCCACGCCTGCCGCACTTGCCAGTCGGCGTTGGAACTCGCCTGGCGGGCAAGCTCATCTGCCAGCAAGGCCATCTCGACGGCCATGGCGCAAAAGCGCGCCGGCGGATGCCGGTCGAGCCAACCACCTACGAAATCCTTGGCGTGGTCTTTGGATACTAGGGTGTTGGGCGGGGTCTGGTACGTCAGCGTGAACCCCTCCTTCTCCAGGAAGAAGGACATGCCACCGGTAGCCTCAAGTTCCTCCCAGCACCGCCGCTCGAAGAAGCGCGCGAGCTGGGTCAGATCAGTCTCCGTGACAGCATTCTCGTCGGCCATGCCCGGCATTGTGCCATTTGGTACCTCGCACTGACCCGGTGCTCGGCTTCGATGTCGAGGCCGACCGGGTCATCCTCTTTGAGCCGTTGGTCAGGTAGGCGCGGCCGTCGGCTGCGGTTCGTTGAACGGCCTCGTCGCCTGGCGTGGCGTACGGGACATCGGGCGACGATGCCCGTCGCCGAACCGGAGTGGTCCACGGGGCGGGAGGGGGAGGTGGTTGTGCTGCTTCCTCCCGCGCGGCGGTGCGCGCACCAGCTGCGCGGCCGCCAAGGTCTCGGGTGGCGCGTAGATGGGCTGACACACCCGGCGGGCCAATGCCCGTGGAGTCGATGACATGGGCGCGATACCTGACCCATGGCCGTGCGAGGCGGCCTTGGCCATCGGGGCGCAGCCGTCCGACTCGGCGGCCCGACACCGATCGCCTGCCGAAGCTCGCCGACTCCCTGCGCGAGGAGGAGCGGCGGGGGCTTGGCTTCCCCGGCCTCCTGGAGTTCGGCTCGAAGACCTGGCCAGTCGTTCGTCCGGCGCCCGCCGTATCCGCCCGGTGTACGGGCGGGTCCCGGTGCGATCGTGGTGGCCACGTGCGGCGCAACGATGGGCGGCGGGTTGATGACAACGTCGCCCTGCGGAAGGCCGCCTCGGCGCCCGGGCCGTCTACGTGCACGTCGACGCGGCGGGCGGAGGCCTGGTCGCCGCGCACAGCGACCCGGTGCCGAACTGGTCGTTCGCGCACGGCGCGGACTCGGTGAACATCTCCGGCCACAAGGTCCTCGGCCTGCCGCTACCGGCGGGCATTGCGCTGGTGCGCCGCGACCTGCTGCCCGCCCAGGACGGTGGCGAGTACGTGGCGGCCAGCGACCGCACCGTGGCCTGCTCCCGCAGCGGCCTGGCCGCCCTGCTGCGGTGGGCGCGGCACGGTCGCTGGGCCACACCGATGCGACCACGTTGGTCGAGCGGTGCCAGGGCAGGGCCGTCTACGCACGTGAGCGGCTGGAGAACGCCGGTGCGCACCCTGGGCACTTCCCCGGCTCGCCGACTGTGGCGTTCGACCGGCCGCCGGCGTGGGTGGTCGACAAGTGGCATTTGGCGTGCACCGGGTCATTGGCGGACTTCATCACCGTCGGGTATGTCACTCGGGCGGCGGTCGACGCGTTCGTCGCCGACATTGGCGCCGCCCGGCTGGCGGTGGCCGCGTGACGCACGCCGTGCCCGCGCAGAGCCGACGCGAGCTGGGCACCGTCGGGGTGGGTAAGCTGGTGAACCACACCCGCAGTCGTTATACGCCCACCTGCGTGACACGCGGCCCGAGTTGTTCACCAACCCGCCCGTCGGCGGCACGATCGACATCGTGCGCTGGCCGATGATCTCGGGCGAGGTCGTCTACCAGGACGGCCTGGTTGACTTGGGCCCAGGTTTCGCAACTGGGGCGTCGATTCTTCGCTGGGGACCTGGCGGCGCGGCCGCGGTCAGTAGGGCGAGAAGGCGGGCGAGTGCCGCACTGACGGGGTGCGCGTGGTCGGGGAGGTGTCGGCGGAGCCAGTCGGCTGCCACTGCGTGGAAATCGGTGAGGTCGCGTTCAGCCCCGTCCAGCAGGTGACGAAGCTCGATGGCGGACAACTCGATCGCTGGAGAGTCGCTCTGTTCGGCGTCGACGACGAGTCGGACGGTGCCACCGTGAAGTTCGGCGAGCGGGTCAGGGTCATGGCCCAGGTCGGCCGGTTTCCCGCCGTCGAAGACGGTGTACCACTCACGCCAGTCCTCCAGCCCGCTGCAGCAGCCGGGTAGAAGTGTGACGCCTGTACGTGTGTCCATGACCCGCAGGCCGCCGGCGGCGAAGAGGGTGTCGAAGGTCAACAGCCCGTGCAGGAAGGACGCGAGCGCGTCAGCCGGCCGAGGCGGGCGGTTGTCCCCCGCGCCGGGGTCGGGGTGGATGTCGTTGTTCTGGGCGATGCTCATCACCGCTGTTCCTACCTCGGCAGAGGTGAGCTCACGGTTGAGTGCCAAGTACTGAACTGCTCCCCCTCGGCGACAGGCCACAGAGCAAAGCTGTCAGAAGCGCATATCTCCAGCACGGGCTGCATCACAATCACCCGGCCGAGTCTCCCGCATACCCTGCCGCCCCGTCTCCCGATATAGGGCGGCGTCCCTGCTCCCCAACCCAGAAGCGGCGAGAGTGCGGCATGGGCGCGCTCAGGGCGGCGGGTCCCAGCTGCACCTGGCCGGTGGGCTCGCCGACAGATCGTGGGCGTGTGCCTGGTCGTGCGCGGCTGAGGCACGGCTCGTACGTCCGGCGGTGGTGGGGCATCGCCTGTTCGAGGCAGGCGCGGATACGGTCCGCGTTCAGCTGAGGTTCCGGATCGGTGAGTCTCTGCAGGTGGTCGCGGACCTGGCCCAGCGGCTCGGCCTCGGGGTCGGCCGTGGTGCGCCGGTGGGCGGGAATCGGCTGCTGCTGGAGGTAGCTGATCCGGCTGTCCAGGGTTTGCTGAGCCCGCTCGGGGGTGCCGAAGACTCGGTGAGACGGCGCCGGGGGACGCTCCGATAGAAACGGACGCTGCGTCTGCTTGCGGATCACCCTCGAGCTGTAGCTCTTGTCGCCGATGACGTTCGTCTTTACCGGCTTCTTGGTCACATGGGTTTTCGGGGTCGGCCGCAGCTGCGGCCGACCCCGAAAACCGTGCTCTGTAAAGGAGCCTGCTGACGTCACGGAAGTGCTCTGCTGACGGGCCTAGCTGCGCTGGCCCAGCAGTCGATTGAACGAGGCCATGCACCTCGGACAGTGGCGAGCGCTCTCCGCCTGTGCGGTCTTGACGTCCTCATCGAGCCGTCGCCCGCACAAGGCCGCACCGTCCTGTTTCACCCTCACGTGCCACACACTCAAGGCCGGGACACATCTCGTACACAGCGACTCCCTGGACGGACACCCTCTTCCTTCCAGGACACCGCCTCACAGTCACCCGCGCAGCGCAGCAGGCGCCAAGCGGAGCAATCAGCCGCCCACACACTCCGCCGCGCCGTGGTCCGCGTGGCGTTCTGCACCCGGCGGGGAACTGTCCCCTATCGTCGGCGCCGGCATCCCCACGGGTGACGGCTGCACCACGCATGCGGACTCACGTTGGGGCAAACGGGCGCGCGCAAGAGACCGAGCGGCCGAAAGAGCGAACCCCGAACAGACGATTCATTGCTTGAGGAGACACGGACGCCGCGGCGGCCCAACTCGCAACCGATACCGCGGCTGCCGTCGCGCACTGCGACCCCAAGCAGCCCGTTACATCGCCGGGCAACGCCCCCTCGCCCCAGCGCCAGACAGCGACTGCCCCCCTCGCAGGAGCGCTTGCGCGCCTCGCTCCAGGACCCGGCGACCAAAGGACGCCAGCTCCCCGAACGCGAGCTCGGGAGCAAAGGCTCGCCATCGGTCGACAGAAGCCCAGAGCCCGTAGGGTGGGCGGGTGACGGGCTGGCGAGGTGTGTGGGCCGCACGGGGGGGGCCGGGCCCGTCTTCGCGCGAGGCCGGCCACGTGCTCTTCTTACGCCGACATAAGCAGCGCTCCAGAGCGCCACGGCGCCCCTGCCGCCCGCATCATCCAGTTGCCGCAATAAGGCCTACGGTGTGTCAGCCGGTGCTCGCGTTGAGCCGGCAGGGAGCACGTCCACGCTTCTCCGCCGGGTCAGTCGCTGATCTCGGCCTTGCCGAAGAGGACCGCGTAGCCGGCGGGCAGCTGGCTCATGAGCTGGTTCAGCTTCCCGCCGGAGACGGCATCGGCCAGGGTGGTCAGCACGGCGCTGGCGTCCCACTCAGCCGTGCGGGGATGGCCGCCGATGCTCTCAGCGATACGATGGCAGAACTCCTCAACCCCGAAACGCTCAGCCTGCCGCTGCCCGTCGTCGATGAGGGGCTCGCGCAAAGGTTCGGGCAGCTGGGCTGCCAGGTCGGCGGCCTCTTCGGGGGTGATGCGCTGAGCCAGGACGCGAAGGACCTTGCTGGTGACTGTGGCGGCCTCGTCCTGGCCGGTGTACTCGCCGAGCTCGCGGACCCGGGCCAAGAACTCGTCGTACCTCATCGCCGTTCCCTTCACCTTGCTCTTGCCCAGTGCCTGTACGGGCTCTGGAATACCGGTCGTAATGGGCCGATTATGGGTAGCGGAGGTCCCGGTCAGGGGGACTTCCGGAACGCGAGGTGGCCGTGGTCTGTCACGGCCCGGAGCCCTTCGAAACGACGCCGTCCACCACGCTTCACCCGACCGGCCCGTAACCCGGAATCTCCCGCGCCGTTGAGCTGGTCGAAGCGTGCATGTTCGCGAACTTCGGATCGCGCGCTTCGGGGGCCCCAACGGAGCGGGGCCCCCACCCAAGCCGCACTATCCCAGAGTCGGGTGGTTACGGGCTTTCACAAGACCCACCCCCGAACAAGCCAAGAGGCACGTCGCTCGCAGGCAGGGCGCACTGGGCGTACGGTGACCCTGATGCCTGCTGGTCGTTGTTCCTCCGACGCGTTTTGTGCGTATCCGTCCCCCACGGATTAGCGTCGTGAGGGCCCTGCCCCCTCAGGGCCCTCAACCCTGTTGCCGATTGGCCGTTCCTCAGCCGGCGCCGTCGCGCGCCCACTGGTAGAACTGATGGGCCATCGCATCTTCCGGCCCGTTCCACGTCTGCGGGTTGTAGGGGCTGACGAAGGCTGACAGACGATTGCTGATGTCACGGAAGGCCGGAAGTGACGTCACCTTCGCGATCTCGGGTCCGGGGGGCTTCTCGGATTCGATCAGGTGGAGGTAGACGTCGCCGAATTGGAAGAGGCTGCGCCGGGCGACTCCGACGAGGTGCGGTAGCTCGCCAGCGTCGGAGTTCGCGAACACTTTGGCGATGTCCGGAGCCGATTCCGGCGCCATGCGGGCAACGATCAGAGCTTGGTGCATCAGAGGCTTCCCTTCGTTGGCCGATTCCGTCGGCGGCAGGGGCGCCGGGGAACAGGACAGGCCGCGTACGGCACGCCGGGGTGGTGGCTTCGATCGAGCCGGTCAGGGTGCAACGGCGGCGGTACGGCTGTCGCGGTCGCGCTGTTCGATCCTGTCTCGGATAAGCGCCATTTGCGTTCGCGTGTTGCGGTTGATGTTGTTCGTCATCCAGTCGTCGTCAACCGGGGCGTTCGGCTTCATTGCGAAGTCCTGCTGCCACCGCATCCGAGTGCCGCCCGGGACCTGCGCATAGTCCCATCGGATGTTCATGTACTCGAAGGGGCCCGTCTCGACACGGTGGGCTTTGACCTGTAGGGCCGCCCGGTCGGTTGTCCGCTCCGAGACCCAGCTCCAGACTGTGCCGTTCTCGTCCGGGTGCATGGTCAGGCGGAACTTTGTCGTGTTCCCGTCGCGAGCGAGGATGGCGACGGACGCGTACTCGCTGAACAGTTCGGG is a window of Streptomyces agglomeratus DNA encoding:
- a CDS encoding Asp23/Gls24 family envelope stress response protein; the encoded protein is MAENVGVRQGGAPGSRGRTTVADVVVEKIAGIAARDVRGVYALGSGFARSMGSMRERMPGPGGGKSVTRGVSVEVGELQAAIDLEIVVDYGVSITDVAGAVRESVISAVERMAGRDVVEVNIMVSDVKLPDEEGEGEERQRVE
- a CDS encoding ribonuclease BN, which produces MPMKPSSAADRSSWFGRLRRVISRSPVGRGWRRSSALELGSRSLGFAALGFLTLVPLLIIVSSADPEHGRGFAQWLGNGLGVSTTSRADVEQLFTRPGQALRTTTAFGIAALAVFGLTLGAAVQTGYEKVWDLPPARWWARWRHVVWLGVLTGYLFVSATTTLRREPLAGGTVASLSAVLFIWWSQRMLLGGRILWSALLPGAVATMIGLLGLRVFSRLVFSPLIASNTVSYGPVGTVLVIQSWLVGVGVVVFGGALVGRLLYEELPRMAHALKRRR
- a CDS encoding DUF2267 domain-containing protein; the encoded protein is MRYDEFLARVRELGEYTGQDEAATVTSKVLRVLAQRITPEEAADLAAQLPEPLREPLIDDGQRQAERFGVEEFCHRIAESIGGHPRTAEWDASAVLTTLADAVSGGKLNQLMSQLPAGYAVLFGKAEISD
- a CDS encoding TcmI family type II polyketide cyclase, yielding MHQALIVARMAPESAPDIAKVFANSDAGELPHLVGVARRSLFQFGDVYLHLIESEKPPGPEIAKVTSLPAFRDISNRLSAFVSPYNPQTWNGPEDAMAHQFYQWARDGAG
- a CDS encoding SRPBCC family protein encodes the protein MPGHTENEIVVAAPLDLVWDMTNDLESWPELFSEYASVAILARDGNTTKFRLTMHPDENGTVWSWVSERTTDRAALQVKAHRVETGPFEYMNIRWDYAQVPGGTRMRWQQDFAMKPNAPVDDDWMTNNINRNTRTQMALIRDRIEQRDRDSRTAAVAP